One Thermococcus sp. genomic window carries:
- a CDS encoding HEPN domain-containing protein, whose translation MNGFEGCIDRNLLRRVPPSEEKGWLSIKRAEEWLEEARRNLAYGSYRTSLMASYMAMFHAARAILFRDGWREKSHYCIARYLEEFYVKSGKLEERWVELLDRMRELRHEDQYDIVYEPDAEEVEEAINIAKDFLSLMKKLLEEEA comes from the coding sequence TTGAACGGATTCGAGGGATGTATCGACCGAAACCTGCTAAGAAGGGTTCCCCCATCCGAGGAGAAAGGATGGCTGAGCATTAAACGCGCTGAAGAGTGGCTTGAAGAGGCGAGGAGGAACCTCGCCTATGGTTCATACCGGACGTCCCTTATGGCGTCATACATGGCCATGTTCCACGCCGCCAGGGCGATTCTCTTTCGCGACGGCTGGCGTGAGAAGAGCCACTACTGCATAGCCCGTTACTTAGAGGAATTCTACGTTAAAAGCGGAAAGCTGGAAGAACGTTGGGTTGAACTCTTGGACAGGATGAGAGAGTTGAGACACGAGGACCAGTATGACATAGTCTATGAGCCTGATGCAGAAGAGGTTGAAGAGGCAATCAACATCGCGAAAGACTTTCTGTCGCTCATGAAAAAACTCTTGGAGGAAGAGGCATGA
- a CDS encoding nucleotidyltransferase domain-containing protein, with the protein MHELISTPERIRILRYALERHRVGVEETARATDLSKGLVSKTLHLLVNYGIAEKSGRGFRILNVPKTRELKRFINFITLSKKLEPLKDGWVMALGIYGSFATGENTPESDLDVWVFVERPSIARSASLKREIEKATGREVNLLVLTPERVKKLRASDPVFYYSLAYGSMVIWGEELERIRGMYRPKPAKKGSPIRGERMAEH; encoded by the coding sequence ATGCATGAGCTGATATCAACTCCCGAGAGAATCAGGATTCTCAGGTACGCACTTGAGCGCCATAGGGTAGGTGTTGAAGAAACCGCTAGGGCAACGGATCTGAGCAAAGGACTCGTTTCCAAAACTCTCCACCTTCTTGTGAATTACGGCATAGCCGAGAAGTCCGGCAGAGGTTTCAGGATACTAAACGTTCCCAAGACCCGCGAGCTTAAAAGGTTCATCAACTTCATAACCCTATCCAAAAAGCTGGAACCCCTGAAAGATGGGTGGGTTATGGCCCTTGGGATATATGGGAGCTTTGCGACCGGAGAAAACACTCCCGAAAGTGACCTTGATGTTTGGGTCTTCGTTGAAAGGCCGAGCATAGCCAGATCGGCTTCCCTAAAGAGGGAGATAGAAAAAGCAACCGGCAGGGAGGTCAACCTCCTTGTCCTCACACCGGAGAGAGTCAAAAAACTTAGAGCCAGCGATCCGGTCTTCTATTACTCGCTCGCATACGGCTCGATGGTGATATGGGGGGAGGAACTTGAACGGATTCGAGGGATGTATCGACCGAAACCTGCTAAGAAGGGTTCCCCCATCCGAGGAGAAAGGATGGCTGAGCATTAA